The Jiangella sp. DSM 45060 genome contains the following window.
CTGCTCCGTCACCTGCCTGAACCTGAGCGAGGTCGAGAACGAGCGCAACCGCCGGCTCACCGCCGCGCAGGGGCTGGACGGACTGGTCGACGTGGTCGACGGGTCGTTCGAGGACCTGCCGTTCGAGGACCAGGCCTTCGACGTCGTCTGGTCGCAGGACGCGTTCCTGCACAGCGGCGACCGGGCGCGTGTGCTGGAGGAGGCCGCACGGGTGCTCCGTCCCGGCGGCGTCATGGTGTTCACCGACCCGATGGCCGCGAACGACGCGTCGGCCGCGAGCCTGGCCCCGATCCTCCAGCGCCTGCATCTGGAGTCGATGGCGTCGCCGGCCTTCTACACCCAGCACCTCGGCCGCCTCGGCCTGACGTCGGTGGAGTTCCACGACCGCTCGCCCGACCTCGTCAGCCACTACCGGCGCGTGCTCGCCGAGACGGAGCGGCGCGCGGCCGAGCTGAACGGGGTGGTCGGCGACGACTACCTCGTGCGCATGAAGGCCGGCCTGCGCCACTGGATCGACGGGGGCAGCGCCGGGCAGCTGACCTGGGGGATCTTCACCGCCCGACGCGAAGAAGGAGCGCAGCGATGACCTTTCGGCGGCTGTTCACCAGCGAGTCGGTGACGGAGGGCCACCCGGACAAGATGGCCGACGCGATCAGCGACTCCATCCTGGACGCGATGCTGGCCCAGGATCCACGGTCCCGGGTCGCCGTCGAGACGCTCATCACGACCGGTCAGGTGCACGTCGCGGGGGAGGTGACCACCAGCGGCTACGTCGACATCCCGGCGATCGTGCGGGACCGGATCCTGCGCATCGGCTACGACTCGTCGGCCAAGGGGTTCGACGGCGAGTCGTGCGGCGTCAACGTCGCGATCGACGCGCAGTCCGCCGACATCGCCCAGGGCGTCGACGCGGCGCACGAGCTGCGGGTCGAGGGCGCCACGGACGTCATCGACGCCCAGGGCGCGGGCGACCAGGGGCTGATGTTCGGCTACGCCTGCTCGGACACGCCCGAGCTGATGCCGCTGCCGATCGCGCTGGCCCACCGGCTGTCCCAGCGGCTCGCGGCGGTGCGCCGCGACGGCGTCCTGCCGTACCTGCGGCCGGACGGCAAGACGCAGGTGACCGTCGAGTACGAGGGCGAGCGTCCGGTGCGCCTCGACACCGTCGTGGTGTCGAGCCAGCACGCCGCGGACATCGACCTGGACAAGATGCTGGCCGTGGACGTGCGCGACCACGTCATGGCGCCGGTGCTGGCCGACGTCGACCTGGACACGACGAGCACGCGCCTGCTGGTCAACCCGACCGGACGGTTCGTGGTCGGCGGGCCGGTCGGCGACGCCGGGCTGACCGGACGCAAGATCATCGTCGACACCTACGGCGGCATGGCCCGGCACGGCGGCGGCGCCTTCTCCGGCAAGGACCCGTCCAAGGTCGACCGGTCGGCGGCGTACGCGATGCGGTGGGTGGCGAAGAACGCCGTCGCCGCGGGCCTGGCCGGACGACTCGAGGTGCAGGTGGCCTACGCCATCGGGAAGGCCGCGCCGGTCGGGCTGTTCGTCGAGACGTTCGGCACCGAGGCGGTCGACCCGGAGAAGATCCAGCTGGCCATCGAGGAGGTGTTCGACCTGCGCCCCGCCGCGATCATCCGCGACCTCGACCTGCTGCGTCCGCTCTACGCGCCGACCGCCGCCTACGGCCACTTCGGCCGTCCCGACCTCGATCTGCCCTGGGAGCGGACCGACCGCGTCGGCCAGCTGCGCGAAGCCGCCCGAGCCTGACCACACGAGGAGGCCCTGCCATGCGCGTCGCCGTGACCGGCTCGATCGCCACCGACTACCTGATGGTGTTTCCCGGACGCTTCACCGACCAGCTCGTCGCCGACCGGCTCGAGCAGGTGTCCCTGTCGTTCCTCATCGACCGGCTCGACGTCCGGCGCGGTGGGGTGGCGGCCAACATCTCCTACGGCATGGGCGCGCTGGGACTGCGCCCGCTCCTGGTCGGCGCCGTGGGCCAGGACTTCGACGAGTACCGCTCCTGGCTCGAGCGGGGCGGCGTCGACACCTCGCACGTCCGGGTGTCCGAGGAGCGGCACACGGCCCGCTACCTGTGCACCAGCGACAGCATGAACAACCAGATCGCGTCGTTCTACTCCGGCGCCATGGCCGAGACCGGCGAGATCGACCTGGGCGCCGTCGCCGAGCGGGCCGGAGGCCTCGACCTCGTCCTCGTCGGCGCGAGCGACCCGGACGGCATGATCCGGCACACCCAGCAGTGCCGCGATCTCGGCCTGCCGTTCGTCGCGGACTTCTCCCAGCAGATCGCCCGCATGAGCGGCGAGGAGGTCGCGTCGCTGGTGCCCGGCGCCCGGTTCCTGTTCACCAACGAGTACGAGGCCGGCCTGCTGTGCGAGAAGACCGGCTGGTCGCACGGTGACGTGCTGGAGCGGGTCGGCGGCTGGATGACGACGCTCGGCGCCGGCGGCGCGCGGCTGGAGGCGAAGGGCGCCGCGCCCGTCGTGGTCCCGTGCGTGCCGGCGAAGCGCGAACTCGACCCGACCGGCATCGGCGACGCGTTCCGAGCCGGCTTCCTGGCCGCGTTGTCGTGGGGCGTCCCGCTCGAACGGGCCATGCAGACGGGGTGCCTGCTCGCCACGCTCACCATCGAGGCGCGCGGGCCGCAGGAGTACCTCGTCGACTCCGCGGCCTTCCACCGCCGCATGGCCGACGCGTACGGCGACGACGCCGCGGCCGAGATCCAGCCGTTCCTGCCCGCCGCCTGAGAGGGGACCGCGTGACCGAGACCTTCATCGAGGCCCTCGACCGGCGCGTGCTCGTGGCCGACGGCGCCATGGGCACCATGCTGCAGAGCCACGACCTCGGGCTGGACGACTTCGCCGGGCTCGAGGGGTGCAACGAGATCCTGAACGTCACCCGGCCCGACGTCGTGCGGTCGGTGCACCGGGCCTACTACGACGCCGGGTCCGACCTCGTCGAGACGAACACCTTCGGCGCCAACTGGGCCAACCTCGCCGAGTACGACATCGCCGGGCGCATCGGCGAGCTGGCCGAGGCCGGCGCCCGGCTGGCCCGCGAGACGGCGGACGAGTTCGCCACGCCGGACCGCCCGCGGTTCGTCCTCGGCTCGGTCGGGCCCGGCACGAAGCTGCCGACGCTCGGCCACGTCCGCTACGCGCACCTCCGCGACGCCTACGCCGAGCAGGTGACAGGCCTGTTGGCCGGCGGCATCGACGCCGTCCTCGTCGAGACCAGCCAGGACCTGCTGCAGGCGAAGGCGGCGATCCTGGGCGCGAAGCGGGCGATGCGGGCGGCGGGCCACGACGTCCCGATCGTCGTCCAGGTGACCGTCGAGACCACCGGCACCATGCTGGTGGGCAGCGAGATCGGCGCGGCCGTGACGGCCCTTGAGCCGCTGGGCGTCGACCTCATCGGGATGAACTGCGCCACGGGACCGGCCGAGATGGGCGAGCACCTGCGCTACCTCGCCCGCCACGCGCGGGTGCCGATCTCGGTCATGCCGAACGCCGGGCTGCCGGAGCTCGGCCCGGACGGCGCGGTGTACCCGCTCGGCCCGGACCAGCTGGCCGGCGCGCTCGCCGGGTTCGTCCGCGAGCACGGCGCCCGGCTGGTCGGCGGCTGCTGCGGCACGACGCCCGAGCACCTGCGCGCCGTCGTCGACGCGGTGGGCGGGCTGGCCCCGGCCGAGCGCTCGCCGGAACGCGAGGCGGGCGTCGCGTCGGTCTACCAGAGCGTGCCCTTCCGCCAGGACACCAGCGTGCTGGTGATCGGCGAGCGGACCAACGCCAACGGCTCGAAGGCGTTCCGGACGGCGATGGCGGACGAGCGCTGGGACGACTGCGTCGAGATCGCCCGGGCGCAGACCCGCGACGGCGCCCACCTGATCGACCTCTGCGTCGACTACGTCGGCCGCGACGGCGTCGCCGACATGGACACGCTGGCGTTCCGGCTGGCCACGGCCTCGACGTTGCCCGTCATGCTCGACTCCACCGAACCGGCGGTGCTCGAGGCGGGCCTGGAACGCCTCGGCGGACGCTGCGTGATCAACTCGGTGAACTACGAGGACGGCGACGGGCCGGACTCGCGGTTCCAGCGCGCGATGCGCGTCGCCAGCGAGCACGGCGCCGCCGTCGTCGCCCTCTGCATCGACGAGGAGGGGCAGGCGCGGACGGCGGACTGGAAGGTCCGCGTGGCGTCGCGGCTGATCGAGGACCTCACCGCGAACTGGGGGCTCGCCCTCGACGACATCATCGTCGACACCCTGACCTTCCCGATCTCGACGGGTCAGGAGGAGGTCCGCCGCGACGCGGCCGAGACGATCGAGGCGATTCGCCGGCTGCGCGAGCGGTACCCGGCCGTGCAGACGACGCTGGGCGTGTCGAACGTGTCGTTCGGCCTGAACCCCGCCGCCCGGCAGGTGCTCAACTCCGTCTTCCTGCACGAGTGCGTGGAGGCCGGCCTGACGACGGCGATCGTGCACGCGTCGAAGATCCTGCCGATGTCGCGGATCCCGGACGAGCAGCGTGCCGTCGCCCTCGACCTCATCCACGACCGGCGGCGCGACGGGTACGACCCGCTGCAGCGGTTCATGGAGCTGTTCGAGGGCGCCACCGCCGCGTCGAACCGGGAGACCCGGGCCGAGGAGCTGGCCCGGCTGCCGCTGGGGGAGCGGCTGGAGCGGCGCATCGTCGACGGCGAGCGCAACGGCCTCGAGGCCGACCTCGACGAGGCGCTGACCGAGCGGCCCGCCCTCGAGATCGTCAACGACACGCTGCTGTCCGGCATGAGGACCGTCGGCGAGCTGTTCGGGTCGGGGCAGATGCAGCTGCCGTTCGTGCTGCAGTCCGCCGAGGTGATGAAGGCGGCGGTCGCGCACCTGGAACCGCACATGGAGAAGGACGAATCCGGCGGCAAGGGCCGGATCGTGCTGGCGACGGTCAAGGGCGACGTGCACGACATCGGCAAGAACCTCGTCGACATCATCCTCTCCAACAACGGCTACGACGTCGTCAACCTCGGGATCAAGCAGCCGGTCGGCGCGATCATCGACGCCGCGAGCGAGCACCGGGCCGACGCCGTCGGCATGTCCGGGCTGCTGGTGAAGTCGACGGTGGTCATGAAGGAGAACCTCGAGGAGATGAACGCGCGCGGCGTGGCCGAGACCTGGCCCGTGTTGCTGGGCGGGGCGGCGCTGAACCGCACGTTCGTCGAGGACGACCTCGCCGCGGTCTACAAGGGCGAGGTCAGCTACGCCCGCGACGCCTTCGAGGGCCTGCGGCTGATGGACTCCATCATGAAGCGCAAGCAGGGCGGCGTCGTCGAGGCGGACCCGGAGGCCGAGGCCAAGCGCGCGCAGCGGCGGGCCCGGCGGCAGCGGTCGAAGCAGCTCGCGCAGGCGCGCCGCGCCGAGCCGGAGGCGCCCCCGCCCGGCGGCCGGTCCGATGTCGCCGCCGACGTCCCCGTCCCCGAGCCGCCGTTCTGGGGCACCCGGGTGGTGCGCGGCGTCGCGCTGGCCGACTACGCGGCGCTGCTGGACGAACGCGCGACGTTCCTCGGCCAGTGGGGGCTGCGCGGCGCCCGATCCGGGGACGGCCCCGGCTACGAGGAGCTGGTCGAGACCGAGGGCCGGCCGCGGCTGCGGTACTGGCTGGACGAGCTGACCACCCGGGGCGTCGTCGCGCACGCCGCGGTCGTGTACGGCTACGTCCCGTGTGTCGCCGAGGGCGACGACCTCGTCGTCCTGGACGCGCCCGCGCCGGATGCCGGCGAACGCTGCCGCTTCACCTTCCCGCGGCAGCGACGGGACCGGCGGCTGTGCCTGGCCGACTACTTCCGTCCCCGGGACCTGGCCGTGAGCTCGGGCGGGGTGGACGTGCTGCCGCTGCAGCTGGTGACGATGGGGCAGCCGATCGCCGACTTCGCCAACGAGCTGTTCGCCGCCGACGCCTACCGCGACTACCTCGAGGTGCACGGGCTCGGGGTCCAGCTCACCGAGGCGCTGGCCGAGTACTGGCACCGCCGGGTCCGCCAGGAGCTGCGGCTGCCCGGTGGCGGGTCCGTCGCGGCCGAGGACGCCGACGACGTCACCGAGTTCTTCCGGCTGGGCTACCGCGGCGCCCGGTACTCGCTGGGGTACGGCGCGTGTCCCGACCTGCGCGACCGCGAGAAGGTCGTCGCGCTGCTCGACCCCGGCCGCATCGGGGTCACGCTCTCGGAGGAGCACCAGCTGCATCCCGAGCAGTCGACCGATGCCTTGGTGGTGCACCACCCCGAGGCCGTCTACTTCACCGCCTGATCGAACAGAGGAGCCGTTTCCATGTCCCTCGATTTCAAGGTTGCTGACCTGTCGTTGGCCGATTTCGGTCGTCGTGAGATCCGTTTGGCCGAGCATGAGATGCCGGGTTTGATGGCGATGCGTGCCCAGTTCGGGCAGAGCAAGCCGTTGACCGGTGCCCGGATCACGGGGTCGTTGCACATGACGGTGCAGACGGCGGTGTTGATCGAGACGTTGGTGGCGTTGGGCGCGGATGTGCGCTGGGCCAGTTGCAACATCTTCTCCACCCAGGATCACGCGGCCGCGGCGATCGCGGTGGGCCCCACCGGGAGCGTGGACGCGCCGGCGGGGGTGCCGGTGTTCGCGTGGAAGGGGGAGTCGTTGGAGGAGTACTGGTGGTGCACGGAGCAGGCGTTGACCTGGCCCGGCCACGCGGGCCCGAACATGATCCTCGACGATGGTGGTGACGCGACGCTGCTGGTGCACAAGGGGGTGGAGTTCGAGAAGGCCGGCGCCGTCCCCGACCCCGCGGCCGGTGATGCGGAGGAGTGGCGGGTGGTGCTGGGCCTGTTGAAGCGGTCGCTGGCCGAGAGCCAGGACCGGTGGACGGCGATGGCGGGAGACATTCGCGGGGTGACGGAGGAGACGACGACCGGGGTGCACCGGTTGTACGAGATGATGCGCGACGGGGCGTTGTTGTTCCCGGGTATCAACGTGAACGACTCGGTGACGAAGAGCAAGTTCGACAACAAGTACGGGTGCCGGCATTCGCTGATCGACGGGATCAACCGGGCCACCGATGTGTTGATCGGTGGCAAGGTGGCGGTGGTGTGCGGGTACGGCGACGTGGGCAAGGGGTGCGCGGAGTCGCTGCGCGGTCAGGGCGCGCGGGTGGTGGTGACGGAGATCGACCCGATCTGTGCGTTGCAGGCGGCGATGGACGGCTACGAGGTCACCACCCTGGATGAGGCGATCGAGCGGGCGGACATCGTGATCACCGCGACCGGGAACAAGGACGTCATCACCGTGGAGCATCTGGCGCGGGCGAAGCATCAGGCGATCATCGGGAACATCGGGCATTTCGACAACGAGATCGACATGGCCGGGCTGGCCGCCGTCGACGGTGTGGTGCGCACCGAGATCAAGGCGCAGGTGCACGAGTGGGCGTTCCCGGATGGGCACACGGTGATCGTGTTGTCCGAGGGGCGGTTGTTGAACCTGGGGAACGCGACCGGGCATCCGTCGTTCGTGATGTCGAACTCGTTCACCAACCAGGTGCTGGCGCAGATCGAGTTGTTCGCGAAGACGACCGACTATCCGCTGGGGGTGTACACGCTGCCCAAGCACCTGGACGAGCAGGTCGCCCGGCTGCACCTGGACGCGCTCGGGGTCAAACTCACCGAACTCACGCCGGCGCAGTCGTCCTACCTCGGCATCCCCGTCCAGGGCCCGTACAAGAGCGAGCACTACCGCTACTGACGGCCGACGAGCCCAGGGGCAGCCATGACGACCGTCCTGGAACGACTCGCCGGCCGGCGGCCGGTCTTCTCCGTCGAGTTCTTCCCGCCACGCGACGACGCCGACGAGACCGTGCTGTGGACCGCGGTGCGGCAGCTGGAGCCGCTGGACCCAGCCTTCGTCTCTGTGACCTACGGCGCCGGTGGATCCAGCCGGGAGCGCACCATCCGGACGACGGGGCGCATCCGCCGCGAGACGACGTTGACGCCGGTCGCGCACCTCGCCGGCGTCGGCCACTCGCGCGCAGAGCTGCGCAACGTCGTCGGCTGGTACGCCGAGCACGGCATCCGCAACGTCCTCGCGATCCGCGGCGACCCACCCGGCGGCCCGTCCGCCGAGTGGGTCGCGCACCCGGACGGCGTCACCTACGCCGACGAGATGGTGAGCCTGATCGGCGGCCTCGGCGCGTTCTGTGTCGGCGTCGCGGCCTTCCCGCACGGGCACCCGGAGTCGCCGGACCTCGAGACCGACGTCCGGCGGCTGCTGGGGAAGATCCGGCGCGGGGCGCACTTCGCCGTCGCGCAACTGTGCTTCGAGCCGGACTACTTCCTCCGGCTGCGTGACCGGCTGGCGGTGCTCGGCTGCGACGTGCCGCTGCTGCCGGGGGTGATGCCGCTGACGACGCGGCGGACGCTGGCGAAGTCGGTCGAGCTGTCCGGCGTGAGCGCCCCGGCCGCCGTCGCCGAACGCCTCGCCCGCCACGACGACGACCCGGCCGGCTTCCGCGCCGAGGGCCTCGACATCACGACGTCGATCTGCGAACGGCTGCTCGCCGAGGGCGTCCAGGGCCTGCACTTCTACACGCTCAACCGCTCGACGGCCACCCGCGAGCTCGTCCGCCGCCTCGGCCTCGGGGTGAGCGACCGAGTTCACGAGGATGCCAGCAGGGGTAGGCGCGGGCGTCCGAGCGAGGCGGGCGCGGGGGACGGGCCGATGGTGGGGGGACGCCTGCAGGGGTAGGCGCGGGCGTCCGAGCGAGGAACGAGCGAGGCGGGCGGGGCAGGCGTCCCCCCACCATGGCCCAAGCAGGCGGTGAGAGACTTGCCGCCGTGCAGAGCGGCAGCCGAATCCCGGTCGTAGCGGTCGTCGGGCCCACGGCGGCGGGCAAGAGCGACCTCGCCGTCGACCTCGCGCTGCGGCTGGGCGGCGAGGTCGTCAACGCCGACTCCATGCAGCTCTACCGCGGCATGGACATCGGCACGGCCAAGCTCACGCTCGCCGAGCGACAAGGCGTCCCGCACCACCTGCTCGACCTCTACGACGTCACGCGCCCGTCGACCGTCGCGGAGTTCCAGCGGCTCGCCCGCGAGGCCATCGACAACTGCCGGGCGCGCGGCGTCACGCCGATCCTGGCCGGCGGCAGCGCGCTTTACGTTCGTGCCGTCCTGGACCGGTTCGAGTTCCCCGGCACCGACCCGGAGGTCCGCGCTCGGCTGGAGGCGGAGCTGACGACGGTGGGCGCCGCGGCGCTGCACGAGCGGCTGGCCGGTCGCGACCCGGCCGCAGCCGCGGCGATCCTGCCCACCAACGGCCGCCGGGTGGTGCGCGCGCTGGAGGTCATCGAGCTGACCGGGCGCCCGTTCACCGCGACGCTGCCGCCGCGTGAGTACCACTACGACGACGTCGTGCAGATCGGCCTGGACGTCCCGCGCGACGTCCTCGACGAGCGCATCGAGCTCCGGGTCGACCGCATGTGGGAGCAGGGTCTGGTCGACGAGGTCCGCGGGCTGGAGGCGCGCGGGCTGCGTGAGGGGCCGACGGCCAGCCGGGCGTTGGGCTACGCGCAGGTGCTCGCGTTCCTCGCCGGCGAGACGACGGAGCAGGCGGCGCGCGACGAGACGGTGCAGCTCACGCGCCGGTTCGCCCGTCGTCAGCACGCGTGGTTCGGCAAGGACGACCGCGTCGGCTGGGTGCCGTTCGACGCCGATGACCGGTTGGAGCGCGCTCTGACCTACCATCGTCGGTCGTGAGCGGCATCTCCTTCGTCAAGGGACACGGCACCCAGAACGACTTCGTGGTGATCCCCGACGCCGACGGCGCCCTGGCCGGCCGGCTCGACGAGGCGGCCGTGCGCCGCCTGGCCGACCGGTACGCGGGCATCGGCGCCGACGGCGTCATCCGCGTCACCCGCACGGAGACCGCCGACGAGGTCAGCGAGCTGGCCGGCGACGCCGAGTGGTTCATGGACTACCGCAACGCCGACGGCTCCGCCGCCGAGATGTGCGGCAACGGTGTGCGCGTCATGGCCCGCTACCTGTGGGAGAACGGCCTGGCCGAGGGGCCGGTGCTGGCGCTGGCGACCCGCGGCGGCGTCCGCACGGTGCACGCCGAGCCGGACGGCCAGATCACCGTCGAGATGGGCCGGGCCAAGCCGGCCGCGACCCGCCAGCTCGCCTTCGTCGCCGCCGGCGGGCACACCTGGGAGGCCACGCCGGTCCGGGTGCCGAACCCGCACGCCGTCGTGTTCGTCGACGACCTCGAAGAGCCCGGCTCGCTGACGTCCGCGCCCGACCTGCGGCCCGCGTCGGTCTTCCCCGACTCCGCGAACGTCGAGTTCGTCGTCGACCGCGCGCACAAGCACATCGCGCTGCGGGTGTGGGAGCGCGGCGTCGGCGAGACCCGGTCCTGCGGCACCGGCGTCTGCGCGGCGGCGTGGGTGGCCATGCGCCGCGACGGCGTCGGCGCCGGGGCCCGCTACCTGGTCGACGTGCCCGGCGGACGGCTGGTCGTGACCGAGCGTCCGGACGGAGAACTGCTGCTCACCGGGCCGGCCGTGCTGGGCCTGCGGGGGACCGTCGAGCTCTGACGCTCCAGGTGTGACCTAGATCACAGCATCCTGGGAAACCCCGAGGACGTCTCCTTCAGTAGAAGGAGCACGACGTCAGACTCGCGGTCGATGCCACCGCCGGGGAGCGGGCCTAACGTTGTGAGCGTGGGGCGGCAACGAGGCCGGCCGCGCGCCTGACGGGAGGGCGGTGCCATGGGTGCAACGGAGAAGCAGCGGCGAGAGGCCGTGCTGCAGGAAGCGGCCCGGCGCGCCCAGGAGAAGTCCACGGGCAAGGCCGGACGGCGGGCGGCCACGCTGCGCGCCGCGGCGAAATTACGGTGGGCGGCGTCCACCGGGTCGAGCTATGGTCGCTCCTGAAGACGTCGAACGGCGAAAGCAGGAGAATTGAGCAATAGTCCAGGCCACGCATACAACCCCTATGACGACTCCGCCGAGGTGCCGGAGGTAGACGAGTTCGACCTCCTGGACGGCGACACCACCGGGGACTACGACCTGGACGAGCGGCACGCGCTGCGGCGCGTCGCCGGCCTGTCGACCGAGCTCGAAGATGTCACCGAGGTCGAGTACCGGCGGCTGCGGCTCGAACGGGTCGTGCTCGTCGGCGTCTGGCCCGGCGGGTCGTTCACCGACGCCGAGAACTCTCTCGCCGAGCTCGCGGCGCTGGCCGAGACGGCCGGCTCGCAGGTGCTCGAGGGTCTCGCGCAGCGCCGGCTGAAGCCCGACCCCGCCACGTTCGTCGGCTCCGGCAAGGTCGAGGAGCTGCGCGAGGTGGTCCAGGCGCAGGGCGCCGACACCGTCATCGTCGACGGCGAGCTGTCGGCGTCGCAGCTGCGGAACCTGGAAGACAAGGTGGGCGTCAAGGTCGTCGACCGCACCATGCTCATCCTCGACATCTTCGCCCAGCACGCGAAGAGCCGCGAGGGCAAGGCGCAGGTCGAGTTGGCCCAGCTCGAGTACCTCTCCCAGCGGCTGCGCGGCTGGGGCGCGAGCCTGTCCCGGCAGGCCGGCGGTCGCGCCGGTGGCGCCGGCGGCGGCGTCGGCACCCGCGGTCCCGGTGAGACCAAGCTCGAGACCGACCGCCGGCGCATCCGCACCCGGGTGGCCAAGCTGCGCCGCGAGCTCGCCGACATGCGCACCGCTCGCGACACCAAGCGGGCCGGTCGCCGCCGCAACGCGGTGCCCGCGGTGTCGATCGTCGGCTACACCAACGCCGGCAAGTCGTCGCTGCTCAACCGCCTCACCGGCGCGGGCGTGCTGGTCGAGGACGCGCTGTTCGCGACCCTCGACCCCACCGTCCGCCGGTCGCAGACGGCCGAGGGCCGCGGCTTCACGCTCGCCGACACCGTCGGGTTCGTCCGGCACCTGCCGCACGAGCTGGTCGAGTCGTTCCGGTCGACGCTCGAGGAGGTCGCCGACGCCGACCTGCTGGTCCACGTCGTCGACGGCTCGCACCCCGACCCCGAGGGCCAGCTGACGGCGGTGCGCTCGGTGCTCGCCGACATCGGCGCCGGCGGCGTGCGCGAGATCGTCGCCGTCAACAAGGCCGACGCCGCCGACCCCATGGTGGTGGCCCGGCTGCTGCGCAACGAGCCGCACGCGCTCTCCGTCTCGGCCCGCACCGGCGCCGGGGTCGACAAACTGCGCGCGCTCATCGAGAGCGAGCTGCCGCAGCCGCCCGTCGAGGTCGACGCGCTGGTGCCGTACGACCACGGCGAGCTGGTGGCGCGCATGCACAGCGTCGGCGAGGTGCTGTCGGTCGACCACGAGGCCGATGGCACGCGCGTGCGGGCCCGGGTGCCGGAGGCGCTCGCCGCGGCGCTGCAGCCGTACGCCGTCGCGCCCCGGTAGGGGTGCCGGGCGGGGCCGGTCGATGCCGTCCCCGCCCGCCTCGCTCGTTCCGCCCCGGCCCTAGTCGGCCTGGACGCGTCCGCCCAGGTGCGTGGCGAGGAACCGCTCGGCCGCGGCGTAGAACCG
Protein-coding sequences here:
- the metH gene encoding methionine synthase; the protein is MTETFIEALDRRVLVADGAMGTMLQSHDLGLDDFAGLEGCNEILNVTRPDVVRSVHRAYYDAGSDLVETNTFGANWANLAEYDIAGRIGELAEAGARLARETADEFATPDRPRFVLGSVGPGTKLPTLGHVRYAHLRDAYAEQVTGLLAGGIDAVLVETSQDLLQAKAAILGAKRAMRAAGHDVPIVVQVTVETTGTMLVGSEIGAAVTALEPLGVDLIGMNCATGPAEMGEHLRYLARHARVPISVMPNAGLPELGPDGAVYPLGPDQLAGALAGFVREHGARLVGGCCGTTPEHLRAVVDAVGGLAPAERSPEREAGVASVYQSVPFRQDTSVLVIGERTNANGSKAFRTAMADERWDDCVEIARAQTRDGAHLIDLCVDYVGRDGVADMDTLAFRLATASTLPVMLDSTEPAVLEAGLERLGGRCVINSVNYEDGDGPDSRFQRAMRVASEHGAAVVALCIDEEGQARTADWKVRVASRLIEDLTANWGLALDDIIVDTLTFPISTGQEEVRRDAAETIEAIRRLRERYPAVQTTLGVSNVSFGLNPAARQVLNSVFLHECVEAGLTTAIVHASKILPMSRIPDEQRAVALDLIHDRRRDGYDPLQRFMELFEGATAASNRETRAEELARLPLGERLERRIVDGERNGLEADLDEALTERPALEIVNDTLLSGMRTVGELFGSGQMQLPFVLQSAEVMKAAVAHLEPHMEKDESGGKGRIVLATVKGDVHDIGKNLVDIILSNNGYDVVNLGIKQPVGAIIDAASEHRADAVGMSGLLVKSTVVMKENLEEMNARGVAETWPVLLGGAALNRTFVEDDLAAVYKGEVSYARDAFEGLRLMDSIMKRKQGGVVEADPEAEAKRAQRRARRQRSKQLAQARRAEPEAPPPGGRSDVAADVPVPEPPFWGTRVVRGVALADYAALLDERATFLGQWGLRGARSGDGPGYEELVETEGRPRLRYWLDELTTRGVVAHAAVVYGYVPCVAEGDDLVVLDAPAPDAGERCRFTFPRQRRDRRLCLADYFRPRDLAVSSGGVDVLPLQLVTMGQPIADFANELFAADAYRDYLEVHGLGVQLTEALAEYWHRRVRQELRLPGGGSVAAEDADDVTEFFRLGYRGARYSLGYGACPDLRDREKVVALLDPGRIGVTLSEEHQLHPEQSTDALVVHHPEAVYFTA
- the miaA gene encoding tRNA (adenosine(37)-N6)-dimethylallyltransferase MiaA, yielding MAQAGGERLAAVQSGSRIPVVAVVGPTAAGKSDLAVDLALRLGGEVVNADSMQLYRGMDIGTAKLTLAERQGVPHHLLDLYDVTRPSTVAEFQRLAREAIDNCRARGVTPILAGGSALYVRAVLDRFEFPGTDPEVRARLEAELTTVGAAALHERLAGRDPAAAAAILPTNGRRVVRALEVIELTGRPFTATLPPREYHYDDVVQIGLDVPRDVLDERIELRVDRMWEQGLVDEVRGLEARGLREGPTASRALGYAQVLAFLAGETTEQAARDETVQLTRRFARRQHAWFGKDDRVGWVPFDADDRLERALTYHRRS
- a CDS encoding methylenetetrahydrofolate reductase, with amino-acid sequence MTTVLERLAGRRPVFSVEFFPPRDDADETVLWTAVRQLEPLDPAFVSVTYGAGGSSRERTIRTTGRIRRETTLTPVAHLAGVGHSRAELRNVVGWYAEHGIRNVLAIRGDPPGGPSAEWVAHPDGVTYADEMVSLIGGLGAFCVGVAAFPHGHPESPDLETDVRRLLGKIRRGAHFAVAQLCFEPDYFLRLRDRLAVLGCDVPLLPGVMPLTTRRTLAKSVELSGVSAPAAVAERLARHDDDPAGFRAEGLDITTSICERLLAEGVQGLHFYTLNRSTATRELVRRLGLGVSDRVHEDASRGRRGRPSEAGAGDGPMVGGRLQG
- the ahcY gene encoding adenosylhomocysteinase — its product is MSLDFKVADLSLADFGRREIRLAEHEMPGLMAMRAQFGQSKPLTGARITGSLHMTVQTAVLIETLVALGADVRWASCNIFSTQDHAAAAIAVGPTGSVDAPAGVPVFAWKGESLEEYWWCTEQALTWPGHAGPNMILDDGGDATLLVHKGVEFEKAGAVPDPAAGDAEEWRVVLGLLKRSLAESQDRWTAMAGDIRGVTEETTTGVHRLYEMMRDGALLFPGINVNDSVTKSKFDNKYGCRHSLIDGINRATDVLIGGKVAVVCGYGDVGKGCAESLRGQGARVVVTEIDPICALQAAMDGYEVTTLDEAIERADIVITATGNKDVITVEHLARAKHQAIIGNIGHFDNEIDMAGLAAVDGVVRTEIKAQVHEWAFPDGHTVIVLSEGRLLNLGNATGHPSFVMSNSFTNQVLAQIELFAKTTDYPLGVYTLPKHLDEQVARLHLDALGVKLTELTPAQSSYLGIPVQGPYKSEHYRY
- the metK gene encoding methionine adenosyltransferase; this encodes MTFRRLFTSESVTEGHPDKMADAISDSILDAMLAQDPRSRVAVETLITTGQVHVAGEVTTSGYVDIPAIVRDRILRIGYDSSAKGFDGESCGVNVAIDAQSADIAQGVDAAHELRVEGATDVIDAQGAGDQGLMFGYACSDTPELMPLPIALAHRLSQRLAAVRRDGVLPYLRPDGKTQVTVEYEGERPVRLDTVVVSSQHAADIDLDKMLAVDVRDHVMAPVLADVDLDTTSTRLLVNPTGRFVVGGPVGDAGLTGRKIIVDTYGGMARHGGGAFSGKDPSKVDRSAAYAMRWVAKNAVAAGLAGRLEVQVAYAIGKAAPVGLFVETFGTEAVDPEKIQLAIEEVFDLRPAAIIRDLDLLRPLYAPTAAYGHFGRPDLDLPWERTDRVGQLREAARA
- a CDS encoding carbohydrate kinase family protein — its product is MRVAVTGSIATDYLMVFPGRFTDQLVADRLEQVSLSFLIDRLDVRRGGVAANISYGMGALGLRPLLVGAVGQDFDEYRSWLERGGVDTSHVRVSEERHTARYLCTSDSMNNQIASFYSGAMAETGEIDLGAVAERAGGLDLVLVGASDPDGMIRHTQQCRDLGLPFVADFSQQIARMSGEEVASLVPGARFLFTNEYEAGLLCEKTGWSHGDVLERVGGWMTTLGAGGARLEAKGAAPVVVPCVPAKRELDPTGIGDAFRAGFLAALSWGVPLERAMQTGCLLATLTIEARGPQEYLVDSAAFHRRMADAYGDDAAAEIQPFLPAA